The following proteins are encoded in a genomic region of Acipenser ruthenus chromosome 4, fAciRut3.2 maternal haplotype, whole genome shotgun sequence:
- the LOC117399789 gene encoding uncharacterized protein LOC117399789, translating to MHFRLCLLTTIIFGTFAFTTAGPLHAQCKVEWFFGIPCHDVFIALVTQIKQWTTADNCAHGGEKCLYKLESSGVHFIKAKHTTPVKKYVDDLTFRLLPYPANTNCHVVALSVSEAWYAILDYGTNYCNLFNLVEGSGLNQSPGYKEVTSDFICTQHSTANCTIY from the exons ATGCATTTCAGGCTGTGTTTGCTGACCACCATAATATTTGGGACTTTTGCTTTCACGACAGCGGGACCGCTTCATGCACAGTGTAAAGTTGAAtg GTTCTTTGGAATCCCTTGTCATGATGTTTTTATCGCATTGGTAACCCAGATAAAACAGTGGACCACGGCAGACAACTGCGCTCATGGAGGAGAGAAATGTCTGTACAAA TTGGAGTCTTCTGGTGTACATTTCATAAAGGCAAAGCACACCACTCCAGTGAAGAAATATGTTGATGACCTCACCTTCAGACTGCTTCCCTACCCGGCCAATACCAATTGCCATGTCGTC GCTTTGTCAGTTTCTGAAGCCTGGTATGCAATCTTGGATTATGGTACGAACTACTGCAACCTCTTCAACCTTGTGGAAG GAAGTGGCTTAAACCAATCCCCAGGATACAAAGAAGTGACCAGCGATTTTATATGCACTCAGCACTCTACAGCGAATTGCACCATTTACTGA